A section of the Pan paniscus chromosome 11, NHGRI_mPanPan1-v2.0_pri, whole genome shotgun sequence genome encodes:
- the RAD23B gene encoding UV excision repair protein RAD23 homolog B isoform X3, with product MVTKPKAVSTPAPATTQQSAPASTTAVTSSTTTTVAQAPTPVPALAPTSTPASITPASATASSEPAPASAAKQEKPAEKPAETPVATSPTATDSTSGDSSRSNLFEDATSALVTGQSYENMVTEIMSMGYEREQVIAALRASFNNPDRAVEYLLMGIPGDRESQAVVDPPQAASTGAPQSSAVAAAAATTTATTTTTSSGGHPLEFLRNQPQFQQMRQIIQQNPSLLPALLQQIGRENPQLLQQISQHQEHFIQMLNEPVQEAGGQGGGGGGGSGGIAEAGSGHMNYIQVTPQEKEAIERLKALGFPEGLVIQAYFACEKNENLAANFLLQQNFDED from the exons ATGGTGACCAAA CCCAAAGCAGTGTCCACACCAGCACCAGCTACAACTCAGCAGTCAGCTCCTGCCAGCACTAcagcagttacttcctccaccaCCACAACTGTGGCTCAGGCTCCAACCCCTGTCCCTGCCTTGGCCCCCACTTCCACACCTGCATCCATCACTCCAGCATCAGCGACAGCATCTTCTGAACCTGCACCTGCTAGTGCAGCTAAACAAGAGAAGCCTGCAGAAAAGCCAGCAGAGACACCAGTGGCTACTAGCCCAACAGCAACTGACAG TACATCGGGTGATTCTTCTCGGTCAAACCTTTTTGAAGATGCAACGAGTGCACTTG TGACAGGTCAGTCTTACGAGAATATGGTAACTGAGATCATGTCAATGGGCTATGAACGAGAGCAAGTAATTGCAGCCCTGAGAGCCAGTTTCAACAACCCTGACAGAGCAGTGGAGTATCTTTTAATG GGAATCCCTGGAGATAGAGAAAGTCAGGCTGTGGTTGACCCCCCTCAAGCAGCTAGTACTGGGGCTCCTCAGTCTTCAGCAGTGGCTGCAGCTGCAGCAACTACGACGgcaacaactacaacaacaagTTCTGGAG GACATCCCCTTGAATTTTTACGGAATCAGCCTCAGTTTCAACAGATGAGACAAATTATTCAGCagaatccttccttgcttccAGCGTTACTACAGCAGATAGGTCGAGAGAATCCTCAATTACTTCAG CAAATTAGCCAACACCAGGAGCATTTTATTCAGATGTTAAATGAACCAGTTCAAGAAGCTGGTGGtcaaggaggaggaggtggaggtggcagtggagGAATTGCAGAAGCTGGAAGTGGTCATATGAACTACATTCAAGTAACGCCTCAGGAAAAAGAAGCTATAGAAAGG tTAAAGGCATTAGGATTTCCTGAAGGACTTGTGATACAAGCGTATTTTGCTTGTGAGAAGAATGAGAATTTGGCTGCCAATTTTCTTCTACAGCAGAACTTTGATGAAGATTGA
- the RAD23B gene encoding UV excision repair protein RAD23 homolog B isoform X1, translating into MQVTLKTLQQQTFKIDIDPEETVKALKEKIESEKGKDAFPVAGQKLIYAGKILNDDTALKEYKIDEKNFVVVMVTKPKAVSTPAPATTQQSAPASTTAVTSSTTTTVAQAPTPVPALAPTSTPASITPASATASSEPAPASAAKQEKPAEKPAETPVATSPTATDSTSGDSSRSNLFEDATSALVTGQSYENMVTEIMSMGYEREQVIAALRASFNNPDRAVEYLLMGIPGDRESQAVVDPPQAASTGAPQSSAVAAAAATTTATTTTTSSGGHPLEFLRNQPQFQQMRQIIQQNPSLLPALLQQIGRENPQLLQQISQHQEHFIQMLNEPVQEAGGQGGGGGGGSGGIAEAGSGHMNYIQVTPQEKEAIERLKALGFPEGLVIQAYFACEKNENLAANFLLQQNFDED; encoded by the exons GTGAAAGCACTGAAAGAGAAGATTGAATCTGAAAAGGGAAAAGATGCCTTTCCGGTAGCAGGTCAAAAATTAATTTATGCAG GCAAAATCCTCAATGATGATACTGCtctcaaagaatataaaattgatGAGAAAAACTTTGTGGTGGTTATGGTGACCAAA CCCAAAGCAGTGTCCACACCAGCACCAGCTACAACTCAGCAGTCAGCTCCTGCCAGCACTAcagcagttacttcctccaccaCCACAACTGTGGCTCAGGCTCCAACCCCTGTCCCTGCCTTGGCCCCCACTTCCACACCTGCATCCATCACTCCAGCATCAGCGACAGCATCTTCTGAACCTGCACCTGCTAGTGCAGCTAAACAAGAGAAGCCTGCAGAAAAGCCAGCAGAGACACCAGTGGCTACTAGCCCAACAGCAACTGACAG TACATCGGGTGATTCTTCTCGGTCAAACCTTTTTGAAGATGCAACGAGTGCACTTG TGACAGGTCAGTCTTACGAGAATATGGTAACTGAGATCATGTCAATGGGCTATGAACGAGAGCAAGTAATTGCAGCCCTGAGAGCCAGTTTCAACAACCCTGACAGAGCAGTGGAGTATCTTTTAATG GGAATCCCTGGAGATAGAGAAAGTCAGGCTGTGGTTGACCCCCCTCAAGCAGCTAGTACTGGGGCTCCTCAGTCTTCAGCAGTGGCTGCAGCTGCAGCAACTACGACGgcaacaactacaacaacaagTTCTGGAG GACATCCCCTTGAATTTTTACGGAATCAGCCTCAGTTTCAACAGATGAGACAAATTATTCAGCagaatccttccttgcttccAGCGTTACTACAGCAGATAGGTCGAGAGAATCCTCAATTACTTCAG CAAATTAGCCAACACCAGGAGCATTTTATTCAGATGTTAAATGAACCAGTTCAAGAAGCTGGTGGtcaaggaggaggaggtggaggtggcagtggagGAATTGCAGAAGCTGGAAGTGGTCATATGAACTACATTCAAGTAACGCCTCAGGAAAAAGAAGCTATAGAAAGG tTAAAGGCATTAGGATTTCCTGAAGGACTTGTGATACAAGCGTATTTTGCTTGTGAGAAGAATGAGAATTTGGCTGCCAATTTTCTTCTACAGCAGAACTTTGATGAAGATTGA
- the RAD23B gene encoding UV excision repair protein RAD23 homolog B isoform X2, translating into MQVTLKTLQQQTFKIDIDPEETPKAVSTPAPATTQQSAPASTTAVTSSTTTTVAQAPTPVPALAPTSTPASITPASATASSEPAPASAAKQEKPAEKPAETPVATSPTATDSTSGDSSRSNLFEDATSALVTGQSYENMVTEIMSMGYEREQVIAALRASFNNPDRAVEYLLMGIPGDRESQAVVDPPQAASTGAPQSSAVAAAAATTTATTTTTSSGGHPLEFLRNQPQFQQMRQIIQQNPSLLPALLQQIGRENPQLLQQISQHQEHFIQMLNEPVQEAGGQGGGGGGGSGGIAEAGSGHMNYIQVTPQEKEAIERLKALGFPEGLVIQAYFACEKNENLAANFLLQQNFDED; encoded by the exons CCCAAAGCAGTGTCCACACCAGCACCAGCTACAACTCAGCAGTCAGCTCCTGCCAGCACTAcagcagttacttcctccaccaCCACAACTGTGGCTCAGGCTCCAACCCCTGTCCCTGCCTTGGCCCCCACTTCCACACCTGCATCCATCACTCCAGCATCAGCGACAGCATCTTCTGAACCTGCACCTGCTAGTGCAGCTAAACAAGAGAAGCCTGCAGAAAAGCCAGCAGAGACACCAGTGGCTACTAGCCCAACAGCAACTGACAG TACATCGGGTGATTCTTCTCGGTCAAACCTTTTTGAAGATGCAACGAGTGCACTTG TGACAGGTCAGTCTTACGAGAATATGGTAACTGAGATCATGTCAATGGGCTATGAACGAGAGCAAGTAATTGCAGCCCTGAGAGCCAGTTTCAACAACCCTGACAGAGCAGTGGAGTATCTTTTAATG GGAATCCCTGGAGATAGAGAAAGTCAGGCTGTGGTTGACCCCCCTCAAGCAGCTAGTACTGGGGCTCCTCAGTCTTCAGCAGTGGCTGCAGCTGCAGCAACTACGACGgcaacaactacaacaacaagTTCTGGAG GACATCCCCTTGAATTTTTACGGAATCAGCCTCAGTTTCAACAGATGAGACAAATTATTCAGCagaatccttccttgcttccAGCGTTACTACAGCAGATAGGTCGAGAGAATCCTCAATTACTTCAG CAAATTAGCCAACACCAGGAGCATTTTATTCAGATGTTAAATGAACCAGTTCAAGAAGCTGGTGGtcaaggaggaggaggtggaggtggcagtggagGAATTGCAGAAGCTGGAAGTGGTCATATGAACTACATTCAAGTAACGCCTCAGGAAAAAGAAGCTATAGAAAGG tTAAAGGCATTAGGATTTCCTGAAGGACTTGTGATACAAGCGTATTTTGCTTGTGAGAAGAATGAGAATTTGGCTGCCAATTTTCTTCTACAGCAGAACTTTGATGAAGATTGA